A genomic region of Mycolicibacterium poriferae contains the following coding sequences:
- a CDS encoding SDR family oxidoreductase — protein MVVNSEGLRIAVFEEGRSEGPTVLLVSGHPDSHTVWDPVVARLQDRFRLVRYDPRGVGDSSVPSGTAAYRVARLADDFAAVLAAVSVDSDVHVVAHGWGSSAVWEHLTGPRGGASVASFTSVAGPDLAHLRRYLADSLRQPHRPRRFLRGAAQLGRLVAAAPQLLSDKQSRANLRGDGTGGDLNVDVPVQLIVATADEYLGPHVYDDVPVTQLWRRDVKAGRDIVSSHPQVLARAVAEFVEHLGGAPAARELRRAEVGRARKPFTDNLVAVTGAGSGIGRETALAFARAGADVVISDIDQQGLAETARRVAAESAEAYSYGLDVADAAAVEEFAAEVCASHGVPDVVVNNAGVGHAGFFLDTPAEEFDRVMDINFGGVVNGCRAFAPRLVERGTGGHIVNVASMASYTPVNVMNAYCTSKAAVFMFSDCLRAELDAAGVGLTTICPGVIGTNIVETTRFSLPQARLGEVDTVRGRARRGFSVRRYGPEKVAAAIVDAVVRKQAVRPVTFEAYAVYGVSHALPQVMRSTARGGNIL, from the coding sequence GTGGTCGTCAACAGCGAGGGACTGCGCATCGCCGTGTTCGAGGAGGGCCGCAGCGAGGGGCCCACGGTTCTGTTGGTCAGCGGTCACCCCGACAGTCACACCGTCTGGGATCCCGTGGTCGCGCGCCTGCAGGACCGGTTCCGCCTCGTCCGCTACGACCCGCGGGGTGTCGGTGACTCGTCTGTGCCGTCGGGCACGGCTGCCTACCGGGTCGCTCGACTCGCCGACGACTTCGCCGCGGTGCTCGCCGCGGTCTCGGTCGACTCCGACGTCCACGTCGTCGCCCACGGCTGGGGGTCGAGCGCGGTGTGGGAGCACCTGACCGGACCCCGCGGCGGCGCGTCGGTGGCATCGTTCACCTCGGTGGCCGGCCCCGACCTGGCGCATCTGCGCCGATACCTGGCGGATTCGCTGCGCCAGCCGCACCGGCCGCGACGATTCCTGCGCGGCGCTGCCCAGCTCGGCCGACTGGTAGCGGCGGCACCGCAGCTGCTGTCGGACAAGCAGAGCCGGGCCAACCTCCGCGGCGACGGCACCGGCGGTGATCTCAACGTCGACGTCCCGGTCCAGCTCATCGTCGCCACCGCCGACGAGTACCTCGGTCCGCACGTCTACGACGACGTGCCGGTGACGCAGCTGTGGCGCCGCGACGTCAAGGCCGGCCGTGACATCGTGTCGTCACACCCGCAGGTGCTGGCCCGTGCGGTCGCCGAGTTCGTCGAACATCTCGGGGGCGCCCCGGCCGCGCGGGAGTTGCGGCGCGCCGAGGTCGGTCGAGCGCGCAAGCCCTTCACCGACAACCTGGTGGCGGTGACCGGTGCCGGCAGCGGCATCGGCCGCGAGACCGCGCTGGCGTTTGCGCGTGCCGGCGCCGACGTCGTGATCAGCGACATCGACCAGCAGGGTCTGGCCGAAACCGCGCGGCGGGTAGCTGCCGAGAGCGCCGAGGCCTACAGCTATGGCCTCGACGTGGCCGATGCCGCGGCGGTGGAGGAGTTCGCGGCCGAGGTGTGCGCGTCGCACGGCGTGCCCGACGTGGTGGTCAACAACGCGGGGGTGGGCCATGCCGGTTTCTTCCTCGACACACCGGCCGAGGAGTTCGACCGGGTCATGGACATCAACTTCGGTGGCGTCGTCAACGGTTGTCGCGCGTTCGCCCCCCGGCTGGTGGAGCGGGGAACCGGCGGGCACATCGTCAACGTCGCCTCGATGGCCTCCTACACGCCGGTCAACGTCATGAACGCCTACTGCACCTCCAAGGCCGCGGTGTTCATGTTCTCGGACTGCCTACGCGCCGAACTCGACGCCGCCGGGGTGGGGCTGACGACGATCTGCCCGGGCGTCATCGGCACCAACATCGTCGAGACCACGCGATTCTCGCTGCCGCAGGCCCGCCTCGGCGAGGTGGACACGGTGCGCGGCCGCGCACGGCGCGGGTTCTCGGTGCGCCGGTACGGTCCGGAGAAAGTGGCCGCCGCGATCGTCGATGCGGTGGTGCGGAAGCAGGCAGTGCGCCCGGTGACGTTCGAGGCGTACGCCGTCTACGGCGTCTCCCACGCACTGCCGCAGGTCATGCGCAGCACGGCGCGGGGCGGCAACATCCTGTAG
- a CDS encoding oxidoreductase gives MGLFDRFRRRRGGRTATGDRAADLRYLQQWVAEHKGVEAFVEPKTTVTEVTVVLVAADGEWTRRRAGGQSGARRLSDRLKIPVYDVQKVGYPQRMRDYDARQRILRKRAAREELGDR, from the coding sequence GTGGGACTGTTCGACAGGTTTCGCCGTCGGCGCGGGGGACGCACGGCCACCGGCGATCGGGCCGCTGATCTGCGGTACCTGCAGCAGTGGGTGGCCGAGCACAAGGGCGTGGAGGCGTTCGTGGAGCCCAAGACCACCGTCACCGAGGTGACGGTGGTGCTCGTTGCTGCCGACGGTGAATGGACGCGGCGCCGCGCCGGCGGCCAATCGGGGGCGCGCCGGCTGTCGGACCGGCTCAAGATTCCCGTCTACGACGTGCAGAAGGTCGGCTACCCGCAGCGCATGCGTGACTACGACGCGCGGCAGCGGATCCTGCGCAAGCGCGCCGCCCGGGAGGAGCTCGGCGACCGGTAG